A genomic region of Runella rosea contains the following coding sequences:
- a CDS encoding phytanoyl-CoA dioxygenase family protein, with the protein MEAQTMAPTMATPNQNHKDIPGNPSTATSSHIKLSDRSNGQPLRVLSEEDWAFWIHNGYIVIKNAVPKEQAERTAQFLWEFEEKDPTDPETWYAPPRAEMKMKELTGTGMVEVYNNQHLWNNRQMQRVYDAFVDIWGTEKLWVTIDRANLNFPIRPGFEYKGFIHWDYDPETKPQNVQGVLALADQTDENMGGFQCIPELFRTYDTWKLTQPEDRNHFKPDITGLEQYLVKVKLEAGDLLIFNSSQPHGIRPNLSGNKVRIAQYISMMPAEEENESMRQWRINSWKNRISPEGYAFPGDPRNWEQTKYEVAELNELGKKLLGLENW; encoded by the coding sequence ATGGAAGCGCAAACAATGGCCCCCACGATGGCCACCCCCAACCAAAACCATAAAGACATTCCCGGCAACCCCTCAACGGCTACCAGCAGTCATATCAAGTTGAGCGACCGTTCCAACGGCCAACCGCTTCGGGTATTGAGCGAAGAAGATTGGGCATTTTGGATTCACAACGGCTACATTGTCATTAAAAATGCCGTTCCAAAAGAACAAGCCGAGCGTACTGCCCAATTTTTATGGGAATTTGAAGAAAAAGACCCTACAGACCCCGAAACATGGTACGCCCCTCCCCGCGCCGAAATGAAAATGAAAGAACTCACTGGAACAGGTATGGTAGAAGTATACAATAACCAACACCTCTGGAACAACCGCCAGATGCAGCGGGTTTATGATGCATTTGTGGATATTTGGGGCACTGAAAAACTGTGGGTAACCATCGACCGCGCTAATCTCAACTTCCCGATTCGGCCTGGGTTTGAATATAAGGGGTTTATTCACTGGGACTATGACCCCGAAACCAAACCCCAAAATGTACAGGGCGTTTTGGCTTTGGCGGACCAAACCGACGAAAACATGGGCGGATTCCAATGCATTCCTGAACTTTTCCGGACCTATGATACCTGGAAATTGACCCAACCAGAAGACCGTAACCACTTCAAACCCGATATTACGGGACTGGAGCAATACTTAGTCAAAGTCAAACTAGAAGCGGGTGATTTGTTGATTTTCAACAGCTCGCAGCCGCACGGCATTCGGCCAAATTTATCGGGCAACAAAGTGCGTATTGCACAGTATATCTCCATGATGCCCGCCGAAGAAGAAAACGAATCCATGCGACAGTGGCGGATTAATTCGTGGAAAAATCGTATCTCACCCGAAGGATACGCCTTCCCAGGCGACCCGCGCAACTGGGAACAAACCAAGTACGAAGTCGCTGAATTGAACGAATTAGGCAAGAAACTACTTGGATTGGAAAACTGGTAG
- a CDS encoding GxxExxY protein, whose amino-acid sequence MIENEITQKIIGCAIEVHRELGPGLLESAYEECLFYVLNQNQIYTERQKAMPLLFKGVHLDCGYRIDLFVERKVIVELKAVEAINDVHKAQLMTYMKLAKCKVGLLINFNVVRLKDGIVRWII is encoded by the coding sequence ATGATTGAGAATGAAATTACCCAAAAAATTATTGGGTGTGCTATTGAAGTGCACCGAGAGCTTGGACCAGGATTGTTGGAATCGGCGTATGAAGAGTGCCTGTTTTATGTGTTGAACCAAAATCAAATATACACTGAACGCCAAAAGGCAATGCCTTTGCTATTTAAAGGAGTTCATCTGGATTGTGGATACAGAATTGATTTGTTTGTGGAGCGCAAAGTAATCGTTGAACTCAAAGCCGTTGAGGCCATCAATGATGTTCATAAAGCTCAATTGATGACGTATATGAAGTTGGCAAAATGCAAGGTGGGATTACTGATTAACTTTAACGTGGTGAGGCTCAAAGACGGAATTGTGAGGTGGATCATTTAA
- a CDS encoding helix-turn-helix domain-containing protein has protein sequence MKIQFEELNIASDSSFKVMLNPRMNDFFFWHFHPEFELVYIEGVNGNRHVGEHISRYEGSDLVFIGPNIPHLNFDYGVKEEYEKIVIHLRPDFLGESFVTIPELAGVFQLFEKAQLGIGFGQETKEKISERLKKLYYLPHFEQFLEVLSIFQLLASAQDIELLHTKPVENQYTKKDQERLKRLYRFMDENYQRKIDIDEVAELSHLSNAAFCRYFKKMTRLTFTEFLNHYRVNQAKKLLLMDKNVTESCFECGFESLSYFNRTFKKITGENPLTFKKRYLNRG, from the coding sequence ATGAAAATACAATTTGAAGAATTAAATATTGCATCCGACAGCTCGTTTAAGGTCATGCTCAACCCGAGGATGAATGACTTCTTTTTTTGGCACTTCCACCCCGAATTTGAGCTGGTCTATATCGAAGGTGTCAACGGAAATCGGCACGTGGGAGAGCACATTTCTCGCTACGAAGGCAGCGATTTGGTATTTATCGGGCCCAATATTCCCCACCTTAATTTTGATTATGGCGTGAAGGAAGAATACGAAAAAATCGTGATTCACCTTCGGCCCGATTTTTTGGGAGAATCATTTGTCACTATTCCTGAGTTAGCAGGTGTGTTTCAACTTTTTGAGAAAGCCCAATTGGGAATAGGGTTTGGGCAAGAAACGAAAGAAAAAATAAGCGAACGCCTAAAAAAACTCTACTATCTTCCTCATTTTGAACAGTTTTTGGAAGTGTTAAGTATCTTTCAACTCTTGGCCTCAGCACAGGATATTGAATTGCTTCATACCAAACCCGTTGAAAATCAGTACACTAAAAAAGACCAAGAGCGCCTTAAACGCCTGTATCGGTTTATGGATGAAAACTACCAGCGTAAAATCGACATCGACGAAGTGGCCGAGCTAAGCCATCTGAGCAATGCGGCTTTTTGTCGTTATTTTAAGAAAATGACGCGGCTGACGTTTACCGAATTTCTGAACCATTACCGCGTCAACCAAGCCAAGAAGCTGCTGTTGATGGATAAAAATGTAACCGAAAGCTGCTTTGAGTGCGGCTTTGAAAGTCTGTCGTATTTTAACCGCACGTTCAAAAAAATAACGGGCGAAAACCCGTTAACTTTTAAAAAACGATATTTGAATAGGGGATGA
- a CDS encoding penicillin-binding protein 1A encodes MREFLEKLNVIWQKLIAPVKRAFGLLLSLFYNLLGKIVGKERLQNWSNTLQAYRTSLKRKFHSRVDVNSPYYRPVILTWKAFVYGTAAFAFYIFCVETNFLWLCGSMPSVEDLQNPKVAQASEIYSSDGQLIGKFYTENRTPIDYDSLSPNLVKALIATEDARFYEHSGIDSRALMGVAVGILKGGERGGGSTITQQLAKKLFKTRKRSARGLLGYIPLVRTVVYKTKEWLTAIRLERNFSKEEILTMYFNTVDYSNNTYGIKTAARYYFNKSPFELNLQEAAVLVGLQKATNTYNPTKNYDKSLVRRNTVLSQMVKYNYLKQSQADSLSKLPIELRLTPERFNEEDDEYAIYQYFNGSVEAFMEKWGEENDYDPYTDGLKIRTTIDSRMQRHAVAAVSERMRMLQQSFENHWLNQNPWRDEQGNEIPNFLNDVAKRTDRYKLLSKQFAKLDSAARQDSVWYYMNKRDTMTIYDWKTGREKKVMMSSIDSLNYYKRILRAGMMAMDPYTGQIKAWVGGLNYKFFKYDAVQQGKRQPGSTFKPFVYCAAIDSSAFNMNPCDKIVDEPFQIEVREKVRGRDTTRIWRPKNSTGGFTYQELTLRRALARSINSVTAHLTNKIGAQSVVNYARKLGITTTLKAVPSIGLGPFDVSLFDMVAAYSVFPNGGRHTDPVVVARIEDANGSVIEEFAPQSKQVISEESAFLMVHMLKGGIEEPGGTSQNMWTFGSLFKNGFEIGGKTGTTSNNSDGWFMGVTKDLVVGGWVGGDDRSIHFRSTNLGEGAKTALPLVGRFLEKVYDDASIGYKRGPFPKPTITIIKPYKGCAASSPIEQVPDSTNANKDSLFMLPPSIDPDIEIPDVPVDTINS; translated from the coding sequence ATGCGTGAATTTTTGGAGAAACTGAACGTGATTTGGCAAAAACTCATTGCTCCTGTAAAACGGGCTTTCGGTCTGTTGCTGTCGTTATTTTACAATTTATTGGGTAAAATAGTAGGCAAGGAACGGCTTCAAAACTGGAGTAATACCCTACAGGCGTACCGTACCTCGTTAAAAAGAAAATTTCATTCTCGTGTTGACGTAAATTCGCCCTACTACCGCCCCGTCATCCTGACTTGGAAAGCATTTGTGTACGGGACTGCCGCGTTTGCTTTTTACATCTTTTGTGTCGAAACCAACTTTTTATGGTTGTGTGGCAGTATGCCCAGCGTCGAAGATTTACAAAACCCAAAGGTGGCGCAAGCCTCGGAAATCTATTCTTCGGATGGGCAATTGATTGGAAAATTTTATACCGAAAATCGTACTCCCATTGACTACGACAGCCTTTCACCCAACCTCGTAAAAGCACTCATTGCCACCGAAGACGCCCGTTTTTATGAGCACTCGGGCATTGACTCACGGGCATTGATGGGAGTAGCCGTTGGTATTTTAAAGGGCGGAGAGCGCGGCGGCGGAAGTACCATTACGCAACAATTGGCGAAGAAACTGTTCAAAACCCGTAAACGCTCCGCAAGGGGGTTGCTTGGTTATATTCCGCTTGTACGAACGGTTGTCTATAAAACCAAAGAATGGCTCACGGCGATTCGGCTGGAACGAAACTTTTCGAAAGAAGAAATTCTGACCATGTACTTCAATACCGTCGACTATTCCAACAACACCTACGGCATCAAGACGGCCGCGCGGTATTATTTCAACAAATCGCCTTTCGAACTTAACTTACAGGAAGCGGCGGTATTGGTGGGTCTCCAGAAAGCGACCAACACCTACAACCCGACCAAAAACTACGACAAGTCACTCGTACGTCGTAATACGGTGTTGTCGCAAATGGTGAAGTACAATTATTTGAAACAAAGCCAGGCCGATTCTCTCAGTAAACTTCCCATCGAACTTCGCCTGACGCCCGAGCGCTTCAACGAAGAAGACGATGAATACGCCATTTATCAGTATTTCAACGGAAGTGTGGAAGCATTTATGGAAAAATGGGGCGAAGAAAACGATTATGACCCTTACACTGATGGCCTAAAAATTCGGACAACGATTGATTCACGGATGCAACGACACGCCGTTGCCGCCGTCTCAGAGCGAATGCGGATGCTGCAGCAAAGCTTCGAAAATCATTGGTTGAATCAAAACCCTTGGCGCGATGAACAGGGCAACGAAATCCCGAATTTTTTGAACGACGTAGCCAAACGCACCGACCGTTACAAGTTATTATCAAAGCAATTTGCAAAACTGGATTCAGCCGCTCGGCAGGATTCCGTTTGGTATTATATGAATAAACGAGACACGATGACCATTTACGACTGGAAAACCGGTCGTGAGAAAAAAGTCATGATGAGCTCGATAGATTCACTCAATTATTATAAACGCATTCTGCGCGCGGGCATGATGGCCATGGACCCTTATACGGGACAGATAAAAGCCTGGGTGGGTGGTTTGAACTATAAATTCTTCAAATACGACGCCGTTCAGCAAGGAAAACGCCAGCCTGGCTCTACCTTTAAACCTTTTGTTTATTGCGCCGCTATCGACAGCTCAGCGTTCAACATGAACCCCTGCGATAAAATTGTCGACGAGCCGTTTCAGATTGAAGTTCGGGAAAAAGTACGCGGACGCGATACAACCCGAATATGGCGACCTAAAAACTCCACGGGCGGTTTTACGTATCAAGAACTAACCCTACGACGTGCCTTAGCGCGATCCATCAATTCTGTTACGGCACATTTAACAAACAAAATCGGCGCGCAATCGGTGGTTAATTACGCCCGTAAACTTGGCATTACGACTACGCTGAAAGCCGTTCCCTCCATCGGATTGGGGCCGTTTGACGTGTCGTTGTTTGATATGGTGGCGGCTTACTCAGTATTTCCCAACGGCGGTCGGCATACCGACCCCGTGGTGGTGGCGCGCATCGAAGATGCCAACGGAAGCGTGATTGAGGAATTTGCCCCGCAAAGCAAACAAGTCATCAGCGAAGAATCTGCCTTTTTGATGGTTCACATGCTCAAAGGGGGTATTGAAGAACCTGGCGGTACTTCGCAAAATATGTGGACGTTTGGCAGTTTGTTTAAAAATGGTTTTGAGATTGGCGGTAAAACGGGCACCACTTCCAATAACTCCGACGGTTGGTTCATGGGGGTCACCAAAGACCTCGTGGTAGGCGGCTGGGTGGGCGGCGACGACCGCAGTATTCACTTCCGAAGTACGAATCTGGGCGAGGGAGCCAAAACGGCCTTGCCTTTGGTGGGACGCTTTCTGGAAAAAGTGTACGACGATGCAAGCATCGGCTACAAACGCGGGCCTTTCCCCAAACCCACAATCACTATTATCAAGCCTTATAAAGGTTGCGCAGCGTCGTCGCCGATTGAGCAAGTCCCCGACTCGACCAACGCCAATAAAGACTCGCTCTTTATGCTACCACCGTCGATCGACCCCGACATTGAGATTCCTGATGTGCCAGTAGATACGATAAATTCGTAA
- a CDS encoding transglutaminase family protein → MKYKLTHRTHYRYVVPVNTYHSLVCLKPQTMKGQLCHSFSLHITPHPVEVVPRTDFFGNTLHYFSIDVSHKELEVVAESAVESFPKTILSESLSMTCKEARHYVWNTHLLKAELLQYMLPSPFITWDDEIKDFARDCFADTLPLYDCVRRLCHKIFTEFAFVSDFTSLNTPLKTVLKERKGVCQDFSHLAIACLRSLGFPARYVSGYIETLPPPGKKKLQGSDASHAWLSVYIPNMGWCEFDPTNDIIPQERHIITAYGRDYGDIAPLKGIIFSSGKHTLSVAVNLVPLELG, encoded by the coding sequence ATGAAGTATAAGCTAACGCATCGAACGCACTATAGATATGTGGTACCGGTGAATACCTACCACAGTTTGGTTTGTTTGAAACCACAAACCATGAAGGGACAACTTTGTCATTCTTTTTCCCTCCACATCACGCCCCATCCCGTTGAAGTGGTGCCGAGAACTGATTTTTTTGGCAATACGTTGCATTATTTTTCCATTGATGTTTCGCACAAAGAATTGGAGGTTGTGGCTGAAAGTGCCGTGGAAAGTTTTCCCAAAACGATTTTGTCGGAAAGCCTCTCCATGACCTGTAAGGAAGCCCGTCACTACGTTTGGAATACCCATTTATTGAAAGCGGAACTGTTGCAGTATATGTTGCCGAGTCCGTTTATTACGTGGGACGATGAAATCAAGGATTTTGCCAGGGACTGTTTTGCCGATACCCTTCCTCTATACGACTGCGTGCGGAGGTTGTGCCATAAAATATTTACTGAATTTGCTTTTGTTTCCGATTTCACCAGCCTTAATACACCCCTCAAAACCGTCTTGAAAGAGCGCAAAGGCGTATGTCAAGATTTTTCCCATTTGGCCATTGCTTGCCTACGAAGTTTGGGATTTCCGGCGCGTTACGTAAGTGGATATATTGAGACTTTACCCCCACCCGGCAAGAAAAAATTGCAAGGTTCGGATGCTTCACACGCGTGGTTATCGGTTTATATTCCTAACATGGGTTGGTGCGAATTTGACCCCACCAACGACATTATTCCGCAGGAAAGGCACATTATCACCGCCTATGGACGGGATTACGGCGACATTGCCCCGCTGAAGGGCATCATTTTCAGTTCTGGCAAACATACGTTATCAGTCGCGGTCAATTTAGTCCCGCTGGAACTTGGTTAG
- a CDS encoding circularly permuted type 2 ATP-grasp protein yields MHTGTTLDLFQSYRQEINSYDETIGPDGRVKPHWQTLFASLERLGIKELEVRNQEIINRLRENGVTYNIYDSSDGLNRPWQLDPIPFLIERKEWDHISKGLKQRALVLDLMLKDIYGPQKLVKDDILPPELVFDNTGFCRPCFDIKIPSQNQLILYAADMARGPDGRMWLVDNRTQVPSGAGYTLENRRIMSKLLPELTEGMFVNRLSPFFNHFSQTVAGFANRGKDNPNIVYLTPGSNNETYFEHAYLASYLGYTLAQGDDLLVRNGYVWLKSIDGLERVDVIVRRVDDDWCDPLELREDSRLGVPGLLHVIRSGNVTVLNPPGASVLENSAFLAFMNITCRYFLGEELIMPSIATWWCGQPKECNFVLANLHRLIIKKANRKQKFRSMYGRLLTNEQLGDLRNAILQNPHEYVAQEEVSLSTTPSLIDGKIEPRLASLRAFLVSDGNDYQVMQGGLTRSSAEKDRYIISNQYGGISKDTWIVSDTMPEVKSKIVVPKSLPVIHHTSLPSRTAENLFWVGRYSERTMALTKFLTIVINALNENVAFRGSYKSEYIDILLQSITHLTFTYPGFTDEKNEEIRENPYVEIIELIRNAQKAGSVAAHLGSFLMAVISVSDKWNNDTRRIINLIENSQKKVVNADIQNPNGFQKVLDKLHIRLFTFYGIISESMPRDNGYYLLEAGKLVERVLSRISIIRSFFSFKNDENIESELIEALLTNQHLLVHYRQIYKTSFNLEATLDMVLLDNKLPYSLVYQLDMLSDCLSQLPKNAQSDRLNQAEKAVLEASAKIKLADISKLTACQPSTLFRENLDGLLSEVTDLISSVTLSLTHLYFMHTVIQNVLLEGTDNNDIHEV; encoded by the coding sequence ATGCACACTGGCACCACTCTTGATTTATTCCAATCGTATCGACAGGAAATCAATTCCTACGACGAAACCATCGGCCCGGATGGTCGCGTTAAGCCTCATTGGCAAACGCTATTTGCGTCGCTCGAACGACTGGGAATCAAAGAACTGGAAGTGCGTAATCAGGAGATTATCAACAGATTACGAGAAAATGGTGTTACGTACAATATTTATGATAGCAGCGATGGTCTAAACCGACCTTGGCAACTCGATCCCATTCCTTTTCTCATTGAGCGAAAGGAATGGGATCATATTTCAAAAGGCCTCAAACAAAGGGCATTGGTGCTCGACTTGATGCTGAAAGACATCTATGGCCCCCAAAAACTGGTCAAAGATGATATTTTACCTCCCGAATTGGTGTTTGACAATACGGGTTTTTGTCGACCTTGTTTTGACATAAAAATCCCTTCCCAAAATCAATTGATTTTGTACGCCGCCGACATGGCGCGGGGACCCGATGGCCGGATGTGGCTCGTTGACAACCGCACCCAAGTTCCTTCTGGGGCGGGCTATACGCTCGAAAACCGCCGCATCATGAGCAAGTTGCTCCCCGAATTGACCGAAGGAATGTTTGTGAATCGGCTTTCTCCTTTTTTCAATCATTTTAGTCAAACCGTCGCAGGATTTGCCAATCGGGGCAAAGACAATCCAAATATCGTTTACCTTACCCCCGGTTCCAACAACGAAACCTATTTTGAGCACGCTTATTTGGCCTCTTATTTAGGCTATACGCTGGCGCAAGGCGACGATTTATTGGTCCGCAACGGCTACGTTTGGTTAAAATCCATCGACGGTTTGGAGCGCGTGGATGTCATCGTACGCCGCGTTGACGACGATTGGTGTGACCCGCTCGAACTGCGGGAAGATTCGCGGTTGGGTGTGCCTGGGCTGTTGCACGTCATTCGCTCAGGCAATGTTACGGTGCTCAACCCACCGGGGGCAAGTGTGCTCGAAAACAGCGCCTTTTTGGCTTTTATGAATATTACATGCCGCTATTTTTTGGGGGAAGAACTCATCATGCCGTCGATTGCGACTTGGTGGTGCGGCCAACCCAAAGAATGCAATTTTGTGTTGGCCAACCTTCACCGGTTAATCATCAAAAAAGCCAATCGAAAGCAAAAATTTAGGTCAATGTACGGACGTCTGTTGACCAACGAACAGCTCGGCGACCTCAGAAACGCCATTCTCCAAAATCCGCATGAATATGTGGCGCAGGAAGAGGTGAGCCTTTCAACCACCCCATCGCTGATTGATGGAAAAATCGAGCCACGTCTGGCTTCGCTCCGCGCCTTTTTGGTCTCTGACGGCAATGACTATCAGGTGATGCAGGGTGGTTTGACCCGCAGTTCGGCCGAAAAAGATAGGTACATCATTTCAAATCAATACGGCGGAATTTCCAAAGACACTTGGATTGTTTCGGACACGATGCCTGAGGTCAAGAGCAAAATTGTTGTTCCTAAATCCCTGCCCGTCATTCACCATACTTCACTGCCGAGCCGTACCGCCGAAAACCTATTTTGGGTAGGCCGCTACAGCGAACGCACCATGGCGCTGACCAAATTTTTGACCATCGTTATCAACGCGCTCAACGAAAACGTTGCTTTCAGGGGTTCTTACAAATCAGAGTACATCGACATTTTATTGCAATCCATTACCCATCTGACTTTTACGTATCCAGGCTTTACGGACGAAAAGAATGAAGAAATTCGCGAAAATCCGTACGTAGAAATCATTGAATTGATACGAAACGCCCAAAAAGCAGGCTCGGTGGCTGCGCATTTGGGCTCATTTTTGATGGCGGTCATTAGCGTCAGCGACAAATGGAACAACGATACCCGGCGGATTATAAACCTGATTGAAAATAGTCAAAAAAAGGTCGTTAACGCCGACATTCAAAATCCCAACGGTTTTCAAAAGGTACTAGACAAACTGCACATTCGCCTGTTTACTTTCTACGGTATCATTTCTGAATCCATGCCGCGCGACAACGGCTACTATCTGTTGGAAGCGGGAAAACTCGTAGAACGTGTTCTTTCTCGCATCAGCATAATTCGCTCTTTTTTCAGCTTTAAAAATGACGAGAACATTGAAAGTGAACTCATTGAAGCCCTGTTAACCAATCAACACCTGCTGGTTCATTACCGTCAGATTTATAAAACAAGCTTTAATTTAGAAGCTACCCTCGACATGGTTTTATTGGACAATAAGCTCCCCTATTCGTTGGTGTATCAGCTAGATATGTTGTCGGATTGTCTTAGTCAACTTCCTAAAAATGCCCAATCCGACCGTTTAAATCAAGCCGAAAAAGCCGTTTTGGAAGCATCCGCTAAAATCAAACTGGCCGATATTTCCAAACTAACTGCCTGTCAGCCCAGCACCTTGTTTCGGGAAAACCTAGATGGTTTGTTGTCGGAGGTTACCGATTTGATTTCGTCAGTTACCCTCAGTTTAACCCATTTGTATTTCATGCATACTGTCATTCAAAATGTTTTGCTAGAAGGGACGGATAACAACGACATTCATGAAGTATAA